The following proteins come from a genomic window of Thermodesulfobacteriota bacterium:
- a CDS encoding glycosyl hydrolase family 65 protein, protein MSPWTLVYDRFDPDQEKLREALCTLGNGYFATRGAAPEAGLDEVHYPGTYLACGYNRLQTEISGRVVENEDLVNLPNWLPLTFRVDGGSWFELAREEVLSYRQELDLKHGVLKREIRFRDVAGRVSRLSERRLVHMGNTHLAALETTLTAENWSGTVELRSALDGRVVNRGVERYRPLDGRHLEAVASEEVDEETLFLKSRTVQSRREVALAVRTRVRRGGERVLADRGRVIREGYACHSIAVPLSQGGEVTVEKVVALFDSRDRAISECGLAARIEVSRAGSFDELLHDHVGAWEHLWSRFDLRLGLSEGADAAWTARILRLHIFHLLQSVSPHSMDLDVGVPSRGWHGEAYRGHIFWDELFIFPFFNLRLPEITRSLLMYRFRRLGEARASAREAGYRGAMYPWQSGSDGREESQRLHLNPKSGRWIPDNSRLQRHVNAAIAYNVWQYYQATRDMEFLYAYGAEMMLEIARFWASLTTYNPGRERYEIRGVMGPDEYHDGYPDADEPGLNNSAYTNVFAVWVLRAAAQALDVLPENRSEELRQVLGLAPEELRRWEDIASRMFVPFHGDGIISQFEGYENLAELDWEGYREKYGNIERLDRILEAEDDTPNRYQASKQADVLMLFYLFSAEQLRELFEALGYCFARETIPKNIAYYMARTSHGSSLSRVVHSWVLARSDRKRSWNLFREALHSDVADIQGGTTPEGIHLGAMAGTVDLIRRCYTGLETRGDVLWLNPLLPDELESLRMDLRYRGHSLGLEIDGSKLKVTALRCTERCIRVAVKGKVCEIEAGKTRKWDLGANATAPGD, encoded by the coding sequence ATGAGCCCCTGGACCCTCGTCTACGACCGCTTCGATCCGGACCAGGAGAAGCTGCGGGAGGCGCTCTGCACCCTGGGCAACGGGTACTTCGCCACCCGGGGGGCGGCTCCGGAGGCGGGCTTGGACGAGGTGCACTACCCGGGCACCTACCTGGCCTGCGGCTACAACCGCCTGCAGACCGAGATCTCCGGCCGGGTGGTGGAGAACGAGGACCTGGTAAACCTTCCCAACTGGCTGCCCCTCACCTTTCGGGTCGACGGGGGAAGCTGGTTCGAGCTGGCGCGGGAGGAGGTGCTCTCTTACCGCCAGGAGCTGGACCTGAAGCACGGGGTGCTCAAGCGGGAGATCCGGTTCCGGGACGTGGCGGGGCGCGTGAGCCGGCTCTCGGAACGGCGGCTGGTCCACATGGGCAACACCCACCTGGCGGCACTGGAGACCACCCTCACCGCCGAGAACTGGTCGGGGACCGTGGAACTCCGAAGCGCCCTGGACGGGCGGGTAGTCAACCGGGGCGTGGAGCGCTACCGGCCACTCGATGGCCGCCACCTGGAAGCCGTGGCCTCCGAGGAAGTGGACGAGGAGACCCTCTTCCTCAAGTCGCGGACCGTCCAATCCCGGCGGGAGGTCGCGTTGGCGGTCCGGACCCGGGTGCGCCGGGGGGGCGAGCGGGTGCTGGCCGACCGGGGCCGGGTGATCCGGGAGGGATACGCGTGCCACTCCATCGCCGTGCCCCTGTCCCAGGGCGGCGAGGTCACGGTGGAGAAGGTGGTCGCCCTGTTCGACTCCCGCGACCGGGCGATCTCCGAGTGCGGCCTGGCGGCCCGCATCGAGGTCTCCCGGGCCGGGAGCTTCGACGAGCTCCTCCACGATCACGTGGGGGCCTGGGAGCACCTGTGGAGTCGCTTCGATCTGCGCCTCGGGCTGAGCGAAGGGGCCGACGCCGCCTGGACCGCCCGGATCCTGCGCCTGCACATCTTCCACCTGCTGCAGAGCGTCTCCCCCCACAGCATGGACCTCGACGTGGGGGTCCCGTCCCGGGGCTGGCACGGGGAAGCCTACCGGGGCCACATCTTCTGGGACGAGCTCTTCATCTTTCCCTTCTTCAACCTGCGGCTGCCCGAGATCACCCGCTCGCTGCTGATGTACCGGTTCCGCCGGCTCGGCGAGGCCCGGGCGTCGGCCCGGGAGGCGGGCTACCGCGGCGCCATGTACCCCTGGCAGAGCGGGAGCGACGGGCGCGAGGAGAGCCAGCGGCTCCACCTCAACCCCAAGTCCGGCCGCTGGATTCCCGACAACAGCCGGCTCCAGAGGCACGTGAACGCGGCCATCGCCTACAACGTGTGGCAGTACTACCAGGCGACGCGGGACATGGAGTTCCTCTATGCCTACGGGGCGGAGATGATGCTGGAGATCGCCCGGTTCTGGGCGAGCCTGACCACCTACAACCCCGGCCGGGAGCGCTACGAGATCCGGGGGGTGATGGGACCCGACGAGTACCACGACGGCTACCCCGACGCGGACGAGCCTGGCCTGAACAACAGCGCCTACACCAACGTCTTCGCGGTCTGGGTGCTGAGGGCTGCCGCGCAGGCCCTCGACGTCCTTCCGGAGAACCGAAGCGAGGAGCTGCGGCAGGTCCTGGGCCTGGCCCCCGAGGAGCTCAGGCGGTGGGAGGACATCGCGAGCCGGATGTTCGTGCCCTTCCACGGGGACGGCATCATCAGCCAGTTCGAGGGGTACGAGAACCTGGCGGAGCTCGACTGGGAAGGCTATCGAGAGAAGTACGGGAACATCGAACGTCTCGATCGGATCCTGGAGGCGGAGGACGACACCCCGAACCGGTACCAGGCCTCGAAACAGGCGGACGTGCTGATGCTGTTCTACCTGTTTTCCGCAGAGCAGCTGAGGGAGCTCTTCGAGGCCCTGGGGTATTGCTTCGCCCGAGAGACCATTCCCAAGAACATCGCCTACTACATGGCTCGGACCTCCCACGGCTCCTCCCTCAGCCGGGTGGTGCACTCCTGGGTGCTGGCCCGGTCCGACCGGAAGAGGTCTTGGAACCTCTTTCGCGAGGCCCTCCACAGCGACGTGGCGGACATCCAGGGTGGGACGACGCCGGAGGGAATCCATCTGGGCGCCATGGCGGGGACGGTGGACCTGATCCGGCGGTGCTACACGGGGCTGGAGACCCGGGGCGACGTGCTCTGGCTCAACCCCCTGCTGCCCGACGAGCTGGAGAGCCTGCGGATGGACCTGCGCTACCGGGGCCACAGCCTGGGCCTGGAGATCGACGGGAGCAAGCTCAAGGTCACGGCCCTGCGCTGTACCGAACGGTGCATCCGGGTCGCGGTGAAGGGGAAGGTCTGCGAGATCGAAGCCGGGAAGACCCGGAAGTGGGACCTGGGCGCGAACGCGACGGCGCCCGGCGACTGA